In Nicotiana tabacum cultivar K326 chromosome 21, ASM71507v2, whole genome shotgun sequence, one DNA window encodes the following:
- the LOC107784071 gene encoding protein BUNDLE SHEATH DEFECTIVE 2, chloroplastic, whose product MANSLCFTPLASFNSVNKPGLNLINGNCTGGKIQWIKDVTYSSKSNLRVVEVKATDSDKDTKVRSIVCQNCDGNGAVSCSQCKGTGVNSVDHFNGRFKAGGLCWLCRGKKDVLCGDCNGAGFLGGFMSTFDE is encoded by the exons ATGGCAAATTCTCTGTGTTTCACACCTTTAGCTTCATTCAACTCTGTCAATAAACCAG GTCTAAATCTGATTAATGGGAATTGCACTGGAGGAAAGATTCAATGGATCAAAGATGTTACCTACAGCTCCAAGAGTAACTTGAGAGTTGTGGAAGTGAAG GCCACTGACAGTGACAAAGACACGAAAGTAAGGAGCATTGTCTGTCAAAATTGTGATGGAAATG GTGCAGTGTCGTGCTCACAATGCAAAGGCACAGGGGTTAACTCTGTAGATCATTTCAACGGGCGGTTCAAAGCTGGTGGACTATGTTGGTTGTGCAG AGGTAAAAAAGATGTGTTATGTGGTGACTGCAATGGTGCTGGATTTCTTGGTGGATTTATGAGTACGTTCGATGAGTAG